A section of the Mergibacter septicus genome encodes:
- the hflC gene encoding protease modulator HflC, which yields MRKFLVPAVLVIALLVYLSIFTVTEGSRAIMLRFGKVQRDSDNKTVVYQPGLHFKLPLIDTPKVLDARLQTLDGQADRFVTVEKKDLLVDSYVKWKIVDFGKFFTSTGGGDYTRAANLLRRKVNDRLRSEIGARTIKDIVSGTRGEVMLDTRNALNNSADSTSDLGIKVVDVRIKQINLPDEVSASIYQRMRAERDAVAREHRSQGREQAAFIQADADRKVTVILANANKTAQELRGEGDATAAKIYADSFGKAPEFYNFIKSLKIYADSFKDQGNLLILKPNSEFFRFMQPPTAKPATSIDSVATKPAN from the coding sequence ATGCGTAAATTTTTAGTCCCTGCTGTTTTAGTTATTGCGCTGTTGGTTTATTTAAGTATCTTCACTGTTACCGAAGGTAGCCGTGCGATTATGTTACGCTTTGGTAAAGTACAACGTGATAGCGACAATAAAACCGTTGTCTATCAACCCGGATTACATTTTAAACTCCCGTTGATTGATACCCCAAAAGTGCTTGATGCTCGGTTACAAACCCTAGATGGTCAGGCAGATCGTTTTGTTACTGTGGAGAAAAAAGATCTCTTAGTGGATTCGTACGTTAAATGGAAAATTGTTGATTTTGGTAAATTCTTCACCTCAACAGGCGGTGGAGATTATACTCGAGCAGCAAACCTATTAAGACGTAAAGTTAATGATCGCCTACGTTCAGAAATTGGGGCAAGAACCATTAAAGATATTGTTTCTGGCACACGTGGGGAAGTCATGCTAGACACCCGCAATGCGTTAAATAATAGTGCTGATAGCACCTCTGATTTAGGTATTAAAGTCGTTGATGTGAGAATTAAACAGATCAACTTACCTGATGAAGTATCTGCTTCAATCTATCAACGTATGCGTGCTGAACGTGATGCCGTAGCACGTGAACACCGTTCACAAGGTCGAGAACAAGCTGCCTTTATTCAAGCTGATGCAGATCGTAAGGTAACAGTTATCTTAGCGAATGCAAATAAAACAGCACAAGAATTGCGTGGGGAAGGTGATGCAACTGCAGCAAAAATTTATGCTGATAGTTTTGGAAAAGCCCCTGAATTTTATAACTTCATTAAAAGTTTAAAAATCTATGCTGATAGTTTCAAAGATCAGGGTAACTTACTGATCTTAAAACCGAATAGCGAATTTTTCCGTTTTATGCAGCCACCGACAGCAAAACCAGCCACATCTATTGATTCTGTGGCAACAAAACCAGCAAATTAA
- the rapZ gene encoding RNase adapter RapZ — MELIIISGRSGAGKSVALRALEDIGYYCIDNLPLEFIPQLLNQLPQQKQATAISLDIRNLPPTQTELECVLQQLPNTCQTKIIFLNCDSNNLIRRYSDTRRLHPLSGQGLPLETAIELEQEKLAPLLQYANNIIDTSSLSTHQLTEKLRQLLLGSSDKALQIVVKSFGFKYGIPKDADYVFDARFLPNPHWELELRSFTGQDPEIIQFLQQHKVVDDFIYSTRTYIENWLPFLEQNNRSYLTIAIGCTGGKHRSVYVAEQLGKYFQTKGKNVKIQHNSLTKMNILDT, encoded by the coding sequence ATGGAGCTTATCATTATCAGCGGACGTTCTGGTGCAGGAAAATCGGTTGCACTAAGAGCCTTAGAAGATATAGGTTACTACTGTATTGATAACCTACCGCTAGAATTTATACCTCAACTCCTAAACCAACTTCCGCAACAAAAACAAGCTACCGCTATTAGCTTAGATATTCGGAATCTACCTCCAACTCAAACTGAGTTAGAATGTGTATTACAGCAATTACCAAATACCTGCCAAACAAAAATTATTTTTCTAAACTGTGATAGTAATAACTTAATTCGGCGTTATAGCGATACTCGCCGCCTACATCCTTTATCAGGACAAGGGTTACCCTTAGAAACAGCAATTGAACTGGAACAAGAAAAACTCGCCCCACTATTACAATATGCTAACAATATTATTGATACCTCATCACTTTCAACTCATCAACTGACAGAAAAATTACGTCAGTTGTTACTTGGTTCAAGTGATAAAGCGTTACAAATAGTAGTGAAATCTTTTGGTTTTAAATACGGCATTCCTAAAGATGCAGATTATGTTTTTGATGCACGCTTTCTTCCTAATCCTCATTGGGAACTGGAACTACGCTCATTTACAGGGCAAGATCCTGAAATTATTCAATTTTTACAACAGCATAAAGTAGTAGATGATTTTATTTATTCAACTCGTACCTATATTGAAAATTGGCTACCATTCTTAGAACAAAATAATCGTAGCTACCTCACTATTGCAATCGGCTGCACTGGTGGTAAACATCGTTCGGTTTATGTAGCTGAACAATTAGGGAAATATTTCCAAACCAAAGGAAAAAACGTTAAAATTCAACACAATTCATTAACAAAAATGAATATTTTGGATACGTAG
- a CDS encoding nucleobase:cation symporter-2 family protein, with translation MLKLLYTVEDKPPFGLMLLLAFQHLLAALGGIIAVPLVIGNVLHLPVPDTITLVNAALLISGVVTLVQCLGIGGVGIRLPSVMGTSFTFVAAALAIGFSQDGVAGILGASLVGSLVMIIGSFFMPAIRKLFPPVVTGTVVTMIGLSLVPVAVDWFAGGQRGDANYATPENLAMATFVLVLVIVLVQWGKGIFSAAAIVIGMMSGYILALLLGWVNFDQVKQAQLFAVPQPLHFGLSFPIAGIIGMSIAYLVTIVESSGNFLALGNATQTEITGKQLRAGVLCDGLGSALAAVMSTTPFSSFSQNIGVISLTGVASRYVVATTGVLLMLAGLFPFLGALIVSIPLPVLGGAGLMMFAMIIAAGIQMLDKVERSRRNGLIIAISLGCGLAVTTRPEILEKLPSFVREIFGSGITVGSLLALSLNLILPQDEKKQEKNNA, from the coding sequence ATGCTTAAGTTACTTTATACCGTTGAAGATAAACCACCTTTTGGTTTGATGTTGTTGTTGGCATTTCAGCATTTATTAGCTGCACTCGGTGGAATTATTGCCGTACCGTTAGTGATTGGTAATGTACTCCATTTGCCAGTACCAGATACCATTACTTTGGTGAATGCGGCATTGTTGATTTCAGGTGTTGTTACACTTGTGCAGTGCTTAGGAATAGGTGGCGTTGGGATTCGGTTACCTAGCGTGATGGGAACGAGTTTTACTTTTGTCGCAGCCGCATTAGCAATAGGCTTTAGTCAAGATGGTGTGGCAGGTATTTTAGGGGCATCACTAGTCGGATCGTTGGTGATGATTATTGGAAGTTTCTTTATGCCAGCAATTCGCAAACTCTTTCCTCCAGTTGTAACAGGCACGGTGGTAACGATGATCGGGCTAAGTTTGGTGCCTGTTGCGGTGGATTGGTTTGCAGGTGGGCAACGAGGCGATGCAAATTATGCTACCCCTGAAAATTTGGCAATGGCAACTTTCGTATTGGTGTTGGTGATTGTCTTGGTGCAGTGGGGGAAAGGTATTTTCTCAGCCGCAGCAATTGTTATTGGTATGATGTCTGGTTATATTTTGGCATTGCTACTTGGTTGGGTTAACTTCGATCAGGTTAAGCAAGCACAACTTTTTGCAGTGCCACAACCCTTGCATTTTGGTTTAAGTTTTCCAATCGCAGGGATTATCGGAATGAGTATTGCTTATTTGGTAACTATTGTGGAGTCTAGCGGTAACTTTTTGGCGTTAGGTAATGCAACACAAACCGAGATTACTGGTAAGCAGTTGCGTGCTGGGGTGTTGTGTGATGGGCTAGGTTCAGCATTAGCGGCAGTGATGTCAACGACACCATTTTCCTCTTTTTCACAAAATATAGGCGTGATCTCTTTAACTGGTGTAGCAAGTCGCTATGTTGTTGCTACAACAGGTGTTTTATTAATGTTAGCTGGATTGTTCCCATTTTTAGGGGCGTTGATTGTCTCAATTCCATTACCAGTGTTAGGTGGTGCAGGGTTGATGATGTTTGCAATGATTATTGCGGCTGGTATTCAGATGCTTGATAAAGTGGAACGTAGCAGACGAAATGGTTTAATCATTGCCATTTCATTAGGTTGTGGATTAGCGGTAACGACACGCCCAGAAATTTTAGAAAAATTACCTTCTTTTGTGCGTGAGATTTTTGGCTCAGGCATTACGGTAGGCTCGTTATTGGCGTTGAGTTTAAATTTAATTCTGCCGCAAGATGAAAAAAAGCAGGAAAAAAATAACGCTTAA
- a CDS encoding adenylosuccinate synthase: MGKSVAILGVQWGDEGKGKIVDLLTDRVKYVVRYQGGHNAGHTLIINGEKTVLRLIPSGILRDGVTCVIGNGVVLSPSALMQEMGELEARGVNVRERLLISEACPLILPYHVAMDHAREKALGKKAIGTTGRGIGPAYEDKVSRRGLRVGDLFNMEQFAEKLKTILEYYNFQLVHYYKAEPIDYEQTLAEIKAIAEILKGMVADVTTILHQARQRGDNILFEGAQGTMLDIDFGTYPYVTSSNTTAGGVATGSGFGPRNLDYVLGIIKAYCTRVGGGPFTTELFDEVGARIAEKGNEFGAVTGRPRRCGWFDAVAVRRAIQINSISGFCMTKLDVLDGLEELKICTGYKMPNGEIVEYSPLAAADWEGIEPIYETLPGWTENTFGVTDLTQLPQNARNYIKRIEEITGVPISILSTGPDRVQTMILQDPFAV, encoded by the coding sequence ATGGGCAAAAGTGTTGCTATTTTAGGCGTCCAATGGGGCGATGAAGGAAAAGGTAAAATCGTTGATTTACTTACCGATAGAGTAAAGTATGTCGTACGTTATCAAGGCGGGCATAATGCAGGACATACTTTAATTATCAACGGTGAAAAAACCGTATTACGTCTAATTCCATCTGGTATTTTGCGTGATGGCGTAACCTGTGTTATAGGCAATGGTGTTGTACTTTCGCCAAGTGCATTAATGCAAGAAATGGGTGAATTAGAAGCTCGTGGTGTCAATGTGCGTGAACGTCTATTGATCTCCGAAGCTTGTCCACTGATTTTGCCTTACCATGTAGCAATGGATCACGCTAGAGAAAAAGCATTAGGTAAAAAAGCAATTGGTACCACTGGGCGTGGTATTGGTCCCGCTTATGAAGATAAAGTGTCTCGCCGTGGTTTACGTGTCGGCGATCTCTTTAATATGGAACAATTCGCTGAAAAATTAAAAACAATCCTAGAATACTATAATTTCCAATTAGTTCATTACTATAAAGCAGAACCTATCGACTATGAACAAACCTTAGCGGAAATTAAAGCCATTGCTGAGATTCTCAAAGGAATGGTTGCCGATGTAACAACAATCCTTCATCAAGCTCGTCAACGTGGCGATAATATCCTCTTTGAAGGTGCACAAGGTACTATGTTAGATATCGACTTTGGTACTTACCCTTATGTGACTAGCTCAAATACCACTGCGGGTGGTGTTGCGACAGGTTCTGGTTTCGGTCCTCGTAACCTAGATTACGTCCTTGGAATTATCAAAGCATACTGTACTCGTGTTGGCGGTGGCCCATTCACCACTGAATTATTTGATGAAGTCGGTGCAAGAATTGCTGAAAAAGGCAATGAGTTTGGTGCTGTTACAGGGCGTCCTCGCCGTTGTGGTTGGTTTGATGCGGTTGCAGTACGCCGTGCAATTCAAATCAACTCGATCTCGGGTTTCTGTATGACTAAATTAGATGTTTTAGATGGTTTAGAAGAACTAAAAATCTGTACTGGATACAAAATGCCGAATGGTGAAATCGTGGAATATTCACCACTAGCCGCTGCAGATTGGGAAGGAATCGAACCAATTTATGAAACCTTACCCGGCTGGACAGAAAATACTTTTGGGGTAACAGATCTCACACAATTACCTCAAAATGCTCGCAACTACATTAAACGGATTGAAGAAATTACTGGCGTGCCAATTTCTATCCTTTCTACTGGCCCTGATCGTGTTCAAACAATGATCTTACAAGATCCTTTTGCGGTTTAA
- the ptsN gene encoding PTS IIA-like nitrogen regulatory protein PtsN, producing the protein MQITQLLDINNIRQGLISSSKKRIFELIANLIAEQTGDDPIACSEALCTREKMGNTGINNGIAIPHAKLPQGNNPIAVFCQLENPIEYEAPDHRQVDLIFAVMIPEACCGECASILPSLAERLSDKNLCKQLRAASNIEEIWMAFTLSDQQAVAKENTTPTELAENDTLVGSNPT; encoded by the coding sequence ATGCAAATTACACAATTACTAGATATAAATAACATTCGTCAAGGGCTAATTAGCTCAAGTAAAAAACGTATTTTTGAATTAATCGCTAATCTAATTGCAGAACAAACTGGTGATGATCCAATTGCTTGTTCTGAAGCCCTTTGTACAAGAGAAAAAATGGGCAATACGGGGATTAATAATGGCATTGCTATTCCACACGCTAAATTACCACAAGGCAACAACCCGATTGCCGTATTTTGCCAACTTGAAAATCCTATTGAGTATGAAGCCCCCGATCATCGCCAAGTTGATCTGATTTTTGCTGTTATGATTCCTGAAGCTTGTTGTGGCGAGTGTGCCTCAATTTTACCAAGTTTAGCCGAACGCTTAAGTGATAAAAATCTATGCAAGCAACTTCGTGCAGCATCTAATATTGAAGAAATCTGGATGGCATTTACCTTATCAGATCAGCAAGCGGTAGCAAAAGAAAATACAACACCTACTGAACTGGCAGAAAATGATACTTTAGTTGGCTCAAATCCAACATAA
- the nadR gene encoding multifunctional transcriptional regulator/nicotinamide-nucleotide adenylyltransferase/ribosylnicotinamide kinase NadR, with product MADFSYLQQKRKQLGLRVKDLCEQAEVTRAYFNQLTSGKIKNPSAVKLKALHRVLQIVDLEEKLVGVIFGKFYPVHTGHINMIYEAFSKVDELHIVVCSDTERDLKLFYDSKMKQMPTVEDRLRWIQQIFKYQQGQIFIHHLVEDGIPSYPNGWAGWAERVKALFATEHFLPKIVFSSEVQDKEPYEKYLGLEVNLVDPQRHFFNVSATKIRNQPFHYWKFIPKEVRPFFAKTIAIVGAERSGKSVLVNKLAAVFNTTSAWNYGREFVFEQLGGNEQAIQYSDYPLMALGHQRYVNYALRQAHKIAFIDTDFITTQAFCIQRQGKPHPFLDSMIKEYPFDVTILLNCQPKGEVAWTGKTLQQRLRFQQLLKTLLEKYKVPYIEIETNDHFICYNQVKVIVERILNNEEVATSFDDKTMSKG from the coding sequence ATGGCTGACTTTTCTTATCTGCAACAGAAGCGTAAGCAACTAGGATTGCGTGTTAAGGATCTGTGTGAACAAGCAGAAGTAACTCGAGCCTATTTTAATCAGTTGACCAGTGGCAAGATCAAAAATCCAAGTGCGGTGAAGTTAAAAGCGTTACACCGTGTGTTACAAATTGTCGATTTAGAAGAAAAGCTGGTAGGGGTGATTTTTGGGAAGTTTTACCCTGTGCATACTGGTCATATTAATATGATCTATGAGGCTTTTAGTAAGGTTGATGAATTACATATCGTTGTCTGCAGTGATACAGAACGAGACTTGAAACTCTTTTATGATAGTAAAATGAAGCAGATGCCAACGGTAGAAGATCGTTTACGTTGGATACAGCAGATCTTTAAATATCAACAAGGTCAAATTTTTATTCATCATTTAGTGGAAGATGGGATTCCTTCTTATCCGAATGGCTGGGCTGGTTGGGCAGAGCGTGTGAAAGCACTTTTTGCAACAGAACATTTCTTGCCTAAAATTGTGTTTAGTAGTGAAGTACAAGATAAAGAACCTTATGAGAAATATTTGGGATTAGAGGTAAATTTAGTTGATCCACAACGCCATTTCTTCAATGTATCGGCAACAAAGATTAGAAATCAGCCATTTCATTACTGGAAATTTATTCCCAAAGAGGTTCGCCCATTTTTTGCTAAAACGATTGCGATTGTTGGGGCAGAGCGTAGTGGAAAGAGTGTGTTAGTGAATAAGTTAGCCGCTGTTTTTAATACCACCTCTGCTTGGAATTATGGACGAGAGTTTGTCTTTGAACAATTAGGCGGGAATGAACAGGCGATTCAATATTCCGATTATCCCTTAATGGCGTTAGGTCATCAACGTTATGTGAATTATGCACTACGGCAAGCCCATAAAATTGCGTTTATTGATACTGATTTTATTACCACCCAAGCTTTTTGTATTCAACGTCAAGGCAAACCTCACCCTTTTTTAGATTCTATGATCAAGGAATATCCGTTTGATGTAACAATTTTATTAAATTGCCAACCAAAAGGAGAGGTAGCTTGGACGGGGAAAACGTTACAACAGCGTTTGCGTTTTCAGCAATTATTGAAAACACTCTTAGAAAAATACAAAGTTCCTTATATTGAGATTGAGACTAACGATCATTTTATTTGCTATAACCAAGTAAAAGTGATTGTAGAACGTATCTTGAATAATGAAGAAGTTGCGACAAGTTTTGACGATAAAACAATGAGTAAAGGATAG
- a CDS encoding metallophosphoesterase family protein, giving the protein MLLFAGDPHGSFEHLYPLLREYGQVSLVILGDLQLTNPKELEPLASLCELWFIHGNHDSKTVEAFRAIWGSHWQQRNLHARVVEIEGVKVAGLGGVFRGQIWLPPNRPLFFDPIHYCQYCSAEKIWNGGLPLRHRTSIFPSDIEQLQQQQADILVSHEAPKPHPQGFRVINQLAERMAVKTVFHGHHHDNFDYANHRNSPKNYRIFNIGFRSVSDIEGNYLLIGVDDR; this is encoded by the coding sequence ATGTTATTATTTGCAGGAGATCCACACGGTAGTTTTGAGCATTTATATCCATTATTACGAGAGTATGGACAAGTAAGTTTAGTGATTTTAGGGGATTTGCAGTTAACCAACCCGAAAGAATTGGAGCCTTTAGCCAGCTTATGCGAGCTTTGGTTTATTCACGGCAACCACGATAGCAAAACGGTTGAAGCATTTCGTGCAATTTGGGGCAGTCATTGGCAACAACGTAATTTGCACGCCAGAGTAGTTGAGATTGAAGGTGTAAAAGTTGCTGGTTTGGGTGGTGTTTTTCGTGGTCAAATTTGGTTACCACCGAATCGCCCATTATTTTTTGATCCTATCCATTATTGTCAATATTGCTCTGCTGAAAAAATCTGGAATGGTGGATTACCGCTTCGCCATCGTACTTCTATTTTTCCTTCGGATATTGAACAATTACAACAGCAACAGGCAGATATTTTAGTCAGCCATGAAGCACCAAAACCGCATCCACAAGGCTTTCGGGTGATTAATCAGTTAGCGGAAAGAATGGCAGTAAAAACGGTTTTCCACGGTCATCATCATGATAATTTTGATTATGCAAATCATCGCAATAGTCCGAAAAATTACCGTATTTTTAATATCGGTTTTCGTAGTGTTAGTGATATTGAGGGGAATTATCTCTTGATCGGTGTTGATGATCGTTAA
- the rph gene encoding ribonuclease PH, translated as MRPNQRGVAEVRPVKFTRHYTKYAEGSVLVEFGETKVLCTASVEESVPRFLKGQNQGWITAEYSMLPRATHCRTQREVAKGKQSGRTMEIQRLIGRALRAMVDLSALGERTITLDCDVIQADGGTRTAAISGAAVALVDAITGLQQKGLLKVNPIKGLVAAVSVGIVDQQAVCDLEYIEDSAAETDMNVVMMEDGRMIEVQGTAEGQPFSHEELLTLLALAKQGIEQIIQAQSKVLAD; from the coding sequence ATGCGTCCAAATCAACGTGGTGTAGCAGAAGTTCGCCCAGTGAAATTTACTCGTCATTATACAAAGTATGCTGAAGGTTCAGTATTGGTTGAGTTTGGTGAGACTAAAGTGTTGTGTACAGCGAGTGTTGAGGAGAGTGTACCTCGATTTTTAAAAGGGCAGAATCAGGGTTGGATTACCGCAGAATACAGTATGTTACCAAGGGCAACCCATTGTCGCACTCAACGTGAAGTGGCAAAAGGAAAGCAGAGTGGTCGCACAATGGAAATTCAACGCTTAATTGGTCGAGCTTTACGTGCAATGGTTGATCTTTCAGCCTTAGGAGAACGTACCATTACTTTAGATTGTGATGTTATTCAGGCTGATGGTGGTACACGTACTGCGGCAATCAGTGGTGCGGCGGTCGCTTTGGTTGATGCAATTACGGGGTTACAGCAAAAAGGTTTGTTAAAAGTCAACCCAATTAAAGGATTGGTTGCCGCAGTTTCGGTTGGGATTGTTGATCAGCAAGCGGTGTGCGATTTGGAATATATTGAAGATTCGGCTGCTGAAACGGATATGAATGTGGTGATGATGGAAGATGGGCGTATGATTGAAGTACAAGGTACTGCTGAAGGTCAGCCATTTAGCCATGAAGAGTTGTTAACCTTATTAGCGTTAGCAAAACAGGGGATTGAACAGATTATACAAGCTCAATCCAAGGTATTAGCAGATTAA
- the lptB gene encoding LPS export ABC transporter ATP-binding protein codes for MAVLSAEHLSKSYKGRQVVNGVSLNVCSGEIVGLLGPNGAGKTTTFYMVVGLVHQDGGTIKIDEQDISALPMHQRAKKGIGYLPQEASIFRRLTVYDNLMSILQLRQDLDDNQQKDKAEELLEEFNLTHIRNNLGQSLSGGERRRVEIARALSANPKFILLDEPFAGVDPISVIDIKNIIKELRDRGLGVLITDHNVRETLDVCERAYIVGKGKVIATGSPIEILNNEIVKQVYLGHEFKL; via the coding sequence ATGGCGGTATTATCAGCAGAACATTTATCCAAAAGTTATAAAGGTCGCCAAGTTGTTAATGGTGTCAGTTTAAATGTTTGCTCAGGGGAAATTGTCGGCTTGTTAGGCCCAAATGGTGCAGGTAAAACGACGACTTTCTATATGGTTGTAGGTTTAGTACACCAAGACGGTGGTACAATTAAAATTGATGAACAAGATATTAGTGCTTTACCTATGCATCAACGTGCTAAAAAAGGTATTGGCTATTTACCACAAGAAGCCTCAATATTTCGCCGTTTAACCGTCTATGACAACTTAATGTCTATCTTACAACTACGTCAAGATCTTGATGATAATCAACAAAAAGACAAAGCAGAAGAGCTACTAGAAGAATTTAACCTTACACATATTCGTAATAATTTAGGGCAATCCCTTTCAGGGGGAGAAAGACGAAGAGTTGAAATTGCAAGAGCATTATCAGCCAACCCTAAATTTATTTTATTAGATGAACCTTTTGCCGGTGTCGATCCTATTTCTGTCATTGATATAAAAAATATCATTAAAGAATTACGGGATCGAGGGCTTGGTGTATTAATCACAGATCATAATGTTCGTGAAACGCTTGATGTTTGTGAAAGAGCATATATTGTAGGTAAAGGCAAAGTGATTGCCACTGGTAGTCCAATTGAAATACTAAATAATGAAATCGTAAAACAAGTTTATTTAGGGCACGAATTCAAACTCTAA
- the pyrE gene encoding orotate phosphoribosyltransferase: protein MQTYKKEFIEFALERKVLKFGEFTLKSGRKSPYFFNAGLFNQGQDLAKLGEFYARVIETHQLDYDLLFGPAYKGIPIATAVSIALVNLFNINKPVCFNRKEVKDHGEGGNLIGSPLQGRVLLVDDVITAGTAIRESMQLIEANQATLSAVVIAFNRQERGKGEISAIQEVERDYHCSVFSIITFDDLLQYLSQSSQYRDFLPQMQAYRQKYGV from the coding sequence ATGCAGACCTACAAAAAAGAATTTATTGAATTTGCCTTAGAGCGAAAAGTGCTGAAATTTGGTGAATTTACGTTGAAATCTGGGCGAAAAAGTCCTTATTTTTTCAATGCAGGTCTGTTTAATCAAGGACAGGATTTAGCGAAGTTAGGTGAGTTTTATGCACGAGTGATCGAAACTCATCAACTTGATTATGATCTGTTATTTGGACCTGCCTATAAAGGAATTCCGATTGCAACGGCGGTGTCGATTGCTTTGGTCAATTTATTTAATATCAATAAACCTGTCTGTTTTAATCGAAAAGAGGTAAAAGATCATGGTGAAGGGGGAAATTTAATTGGTAGCCCATTACAAGGTCGAGTATTGTTAGTTGATGATGTTATTACAGCAGGGACAGCGATTAGGGAGTCTATGCAACTTATTGAGGCAAACCAAGCAACCTTATCTGCGGTGGTGATTGCATTTAATCGGCAGGAGCGAGGAAAAGGAGAAATCTCGGCTATTCAGGAAGTAGAACGGGATTATCACTGCTCAGTTTTTTCAATTATTACTTTCGATGATTTACTGCAATATCTATCACAATCATCACAATATCGTGATTTTTTACCGCAAATGCAAGCATATCGTCAAAAATATGGGGTTTAA
- the hflK gene encoding FtsH protease activity modulator HflK codes for MSWNHGNNNGSNQDPWAKPGTSESNGRDPKQPQGNNTSDQTERKGNTNNQELPDLVEIFENLLKKLTGNGGNANQNNGSFGLGKFLPIAIVIAIILWVISGFYTIKEAERGVVLRFGKVNGIVQPGLNWKPTFIDQIIPVNVERISELRAQGSMLTQDENMVTVEMTVQYRIQDPAQFLFNVVEPQDSLSQATDSALRYVIGHMTMDDILTTGRSVVRERTWKELNEIIKPYHMGLEVVDVNFQSARPPEAVKDAFDDAIKAQEDEQRLIREAEAYAREREPIARGNAQKIIEEANAYKQQVVLNAQGEAERFNQLLPEFKANPQIMKDRLYLDNMEKIMTATPKILLDNTGNNLTVLPLEQLLNQKTVTKTAPQASSKLQPKVSDLPTSPVQIHYPQERETLIQPQPNTRHGRFE; via the coding sequence ATGTCGTGGAATCACGGAAACAACAACGGCTCAAACCAAGATCCTTGGGCAAAGCCAGGAACATCCGAATCAAATGGACGTGATCCGAAGCAACCGCAAGGAAATAATACGTCTGATCAAACTGAACGCAAAGGTAATACTAACAATCAAGAATTACCTGATTTAGTTGAAATCTTTGAAAACCTGCTAAAAAAACTAACAGGCAATGGTGGTAATGCTAACCAAAATAATGGAAGTTTCGGCTTAGGTAAATTCCTACCTATCGCTATTGTGATAGCTATTATTCTATGGGTCATTAGCGGTTTTTATACAATTAAGGAAGCTGAACGAGGTGTTGTTTTACGTTTTGGTAAAGTAAATGGTATTGTTCAACCGGGTTTAAATTGGAAACCAACTTTCATCGATCAAATTATCCCTGTTAATGTTGAACGTATCAGTGAACTACGAGCTCAAGGCTCAATGCTGACACAAGATGAAAATATGGTAACGGTTGAAATGACCGTACAATATCGTATCCAAGATCCAGCACAATTTCTCTTTAATGTTGTTGAACCTCAAGATAGCTTAAGCCAAGCAACAGATAGTGCATTACGCTATGTTATCGGCCATATGACAATGGACGATATCTTAACCACTGGACGTTCTGTTGTAAGAGAAAGAACTTGGAAAGAACTGAATGAGATTATTAAACCATACCATATGGGATTAGAAGTCGTTGATGTCAATTTCCAATCTGCTCGACCACCTGAAGCTGTAAAAGATGCTTTTGACGATGCAATTAAAGCACAAGAAGATGAACAACGTTTAATTCGTGAAGCTGAAGCTTATGCACGTGAACGTGAACCTATTGCACGTGGTAATGCACAAAAAATTATTGAAGAAGCAAATGCTTATAAACAACAAGTTGTATTAAATGCACAAGGGGAAGCAGAACGCTTTAATCAATTATTGCCTGAATTTAAGGCGAATCCACAAATTATGAAAGATCGCTTATATCTAGACAATATGGAAAAAATAATGACGGCAACACCAAAAATATTACTAGATAACACAGGTAACAATCTGACTGTTCTACCGTTAGAGCAATTACTTAATCAAAAAACGGTAACAAAAACTGCACCTCAAGCAAGTAGTAAATTACAACCAAAAGTAAGTGATTTACCTACATCACCAGTGCAAATACATTACCCTCAAGAAAGGGAAACTCTAATTCAACCACAACCAAATACTCGACATGGGAGATTTGAATAA